A genome region from Cognatishimia activa includes the following:
- a CDS encoding cytochrome c oxidase assembly protein: MTQPVNSNGKTVLKLAGVVVTMGALAWASVPFYDWFCRVTGFGGVTQQADAGSDVILDQTVKVVFDASKSRDMMWEFKPQQHQMTVRLGETGLAFYEAYNPTDRPIAGQASFNVAPYEAGAFFSKIECFCFTEQVLMPGERVDMPVTFFVDPEMIEDRDAKYIKEITLSYTFYEIDLPEDIAELTTGVNSVEPILNTSTNEG; the protein is encoded by the coding sequence ATGACCCAACCCGTCAACAGCAACGGCAAAACAGTTCTCAAGCTTGCGGGCGTCGTAGTGACGATGGGCGCGCTGGCTTGGGCGTCGGTGCCGTTCTATGACTGGTTCTGTCGGGTCACGGGCTTTGGCGGCGTGACCCAGCAAGCTGATGCGGGATCTGACGTGATTCTGGATCAGACCGTGAAAGTGGTTTTCGACGCCAGCAAATCCCGCGACATGATGTGGGAATTCAAACCCCAACAACACCAGATGACCGTCCGCCTTGGCGAGACCGGTCTGGCCTTTTATGAGGCCTATAACCCAACCGACCGCCCCATCGCAGGGCAGGCGAGCTTTAACGTTGCCCCCTACGAGGCCGGCGCGTTTTTCTCAAAGATTGAATGTTTCTGTTTCACCGAACAGGTTCTCATGCCCGGCGAACGCGTCGACATGCCTGTGACCTTCTTTGTGGATCCGGAAATGATTGAAGATCGGGACGCGAAGTACATCAAGGAAATCACCTTGAGCTATACGTTCTATGAAATCGATCTTCCCGAAGACATCGCGGAATTGACCACGGGCGTCAATTCTGTAGAACCTATCCTAAACACCAGCACCAACGAGGGATGA
- a CDS encoding cytochrome C oxidase assembly protein has translation MAIHKDHEIHHRRFGRNLGLALVLGAFVVLLMGLTVVKVTSEGRALAAQEANQ, from the coding sequence ATGGCAATCCACAAAGATCACGAAATCCACCACCGTCGTTTTGGTCGCAATCTGGGTCTTGCCCTCGTACTGGGCGCTTTTGTCGTCTTGCTCATGGGGCTGACGGTTGTGAAAGTCACCTCTGAGGGCCGCGCTTTGGCGGCACAGGAGGCTAATCAATGA